From a single Thermogemmatispora onikobensis genomic region:
- a CDS encoding DUF4365 domain-containing protein, giving the protein MATEERADLFSPASPSPPTPSMMPEAHRAEELSLAYVLALAARAGVNYSLLKRDYGIDISFRRPRIIDGEIDDSGSMMVDAQLKASRNYRLRGDYIVYDLPAKNYRKLVNSIFSVLLLLCLPPSIDHWLHQSEECLSIYKCCYYWKPQGRVEIDQVRSKTIYIPKANLFTEAVLLSLLDEAQAKVRL; this is encoded by the coding sequence ATGGCAACTGAAGAGAGGGCCGACCTTTTCTCTCCCGCTTCGCCCTCGCCTCCTACACCCTCGATGATGCCAGAGGCCCATCGTGCCGAGGAGCTCAGCCTGGCATATGTCCTGGCTCTTGCCGCCAGAGCTGGTGTCAATTACTCGCTCCTGAAGAGGGATTATGGCATCGATATTTCTTTTCGTAGGCCAAGGATAATCGACGGCGAGATCGACGATAGTGGCAGCATGATGGTAGATGCGCAATTGAAAGCCTCGCGCAACTACCGCCTCAGAGGAGACTATATCGTTTATGATCTCCCTGCAAAAAACTATCGCAAGCTCGTGAACAGCATCTTTTCTGTTCTATTACTACTCTGCCTGCCACCAAGTATTGATCACTGGCTGCATCAAAGTGAGGAATGCCTGAGCATCTACAAGTGTTGTTACTATTGGAAGCCTCAAGGACGTGTTGAAATTGATCAGGTAAGATCTAAAACAATCTATATCCCTAAAGCGAACCTCTTTACGGAAGCAGTCTTGCTCAGCCTGCTTGATGAGGCGCAAGCGAAGGTAAGGTTATGA
- a CDS encoding class I SAM-dependent methyltransferase — protein MNILHWLKQLWRGKGQRRGLRRAAPLQMVAGTGAAERGPAEAHPEQAAKARRDRRPVSPAATTSFGSASPGALHTAGLLTRVAIGSWPGCGSASDPGYGGNGQLQQPKVTDQLELVGAGSTLVQRQALERYPTVRLPQPPQVAAFARRYLIDTDYLLPKDLIEANRLDFQHFYLKHVLKSNYLAPLDKERVRAILDVGCGTGRWVIEMARAFPQARVYGIDLEWSTPPQKLPPNVSFLQGNVLQGLPFPAHTFDYVHQRLLAMGIPAKSWPFLLQELQRVTAPGGWIELFEGGDTFVNAGPALRLFIEWYRQASKRAGYDPALADRLGNLFQELGLHHVRLETLSVPVGPWGRHEGVMLQKNLMATFPGLFPLLHQQLNIDEKQFDLVLREIDREMEILQVEYQYYVVYGQK, from the coding sequence ATGAATATCTTGCATTGGCTGAAGCAATTGTGGCGAGGCAAGGGTCAAAGGCGCGGGCTGCGGAGAGCGGCGCCATTGCAGATGGTTGCTGGGACAGGAGCAGCGGAGCGAGGGCCAGCGGAGGCTCATCCAGAGCAGGCTGCGAAGGCTAGGCGAGACAGACGCCCGGTCAGTCCAGCAGCGACCACCTCTTTCGGATCAGCATCCCCTGGGGCCTTGCATACTGCTGGCCTCCTGACCCGTGTAGCAATTGGAAGCTGGCCAGGTTGCGGCTCCGCGAGTGATCCAGGCTATGGAGGCAACGGGCAGCTTCAGCAGCCCAAGGTCACGGATCAGCTGGAGCTGGTAGGAGCTGGCAGTACGCTCGTCCAGCGACAGGCGCTGGAGCGATATCCGACTGTCAGGCTTCCCCAGCCTCCCCAGGTGGCGGCTTTCGCCAGGCGCTACTTGATAGATACAGATTACCTGCTGCCGAAGGATCTCATTGAAGCTAATCGGCTCGACTTCCAGCACTTCTACCTCAAGCATGTCCTCAAAAGCAATTACCTGGCGCCGCTTGACAAGGAGCGAGTGCGGGCTATTCTCGACGTTGGCTGTGGCACAGGGCGGTGGGTCATCGAGATGGCGCGGGCTTTTCCGCAGGCGCGTGTCTATGGTATTGATCTGGAGTGGTCGACGCCGCCGCAGAAGCTGCCCCCGAATGTGAGCTTTTTGCAAGGGAACGTTCTGCAGGGCTTGCCTTTTCCCGCACACACTTTTGACTATGTTCACCAGCGTTTGCTTGCTATGGGTATTCCAGCGAAGAGCTGGCCCTTCCTGTTGCAGGAGTTGCAGCGGGTGACAGCGCCCGGTGGCTGGATCGAGCTATTCGAGGGGGGTGACACCTTTGTGAACGCGGGTCCCGCTCTCAGGCTGTTCATTGAGTGGTATCGCCAGGCTAGCAAGCGAGCTGGCTATGATCCGGCCCTTGCGGATCGTCTTGGCAACCTTTTCCAGGAGCTTGGTCTGCACCATGTTCGTTTGGAAACGCTGAGCGTACCGGTTGGTCCCTGGGGTCGTCACGAGGGGGTGATGCTACAGAAGAACCTGATGGCCACCTTTCCAGGTCTTTTCCCGCTCTTACATCAGCAGCTCAATATTGATGAGAAACAATTTGATCTCGTACTGCGAGAAATCGATCGAGAAATGGAAATATTACAGGTAGAGTATCAATATTACGTAGTCTATGGGCAGAAATGA
- a CDS encoding MFS transporter: MQQHDPRLSELRLFPEEKTSQSCERVERNGHSNEQERRTGETVALPVAEPSLPGAAVPGERQGSQSAAIIETNKWLVFAILAIGVFMATLDGSIVNISLPAIANYFHVPLNGAVEWVTIAYLVTTASMLLTAGRLADMVGQKPVWLLGLIIFTLGSAICGAAPSLLFLVIARGFQGIGGAMMMAISPAMLTSAFPPTERGRALGLNAINVALGVSVGPTVGGLITTSLSWRWIFYVNVPVGIIGLLATWFLLKERHAQRQGRFDPLGALTLGLGLAGITLALSFGQELGWFSPFVMGSLLVGLVALTALYFIEQRVAYPVIDFSLLRRRVFLSANVSLILCFMSLFAVSFLMPFYLEQLHGFPTEVAGLLLTPLPITLACVAPLSGSLADRIGSRWLAATGLAISCLGLILLGQLNAHSSIWDIIWRLVVTGLGQAIFQSPNSSALMGAAPREQQGSASGFLATGRTMGQSISVALAGAVFTSLGGANAGLQLVMLRTHGVLSATRAAALEQTFSHAFQSAFLVCALIAIIGVGTSLVRGKEERRRQQARLSELSH; encoded by the coding sequence ATGCAGCAACACGATCCCCGACTGTCAGAACTGCGCCTATTCCCAGAGGAGAAGACGAGCCAGTCTTGCGAGCGGGTAGAGCGCAATGGCCATAGCAACGAGCAAGAGCGGCGAACGGGAGAGACGGTAGCCCTGCCGGTAGCTGAGCCGAGCCTCCCGGGTGCTGCCGTGCCGGGCGAGCGGCAGGGGAGCCAGTCAGCAGCGATTATTGAGACCAACAAATGGCTTGTTTTCGCCATCCTGGCCATAGGTGTCTTCATGGCCACTCTTGACGGCTCGATTGTCAATATCAGTCTGCCTGCTATAGCGAATTATTTTCATGTACCGCTCAATGGAGCCGTCGAGTGGGTCACTATTGCTTACCTGGTCACCACGGCCTCTATGCTGCTGACAGCAGGGCGTCTGGCCGATATGGTGGGGCAAAAGCCGGTGTGGTTGCTGGGGCTCATCATCTTCACCCTTGGCTCGGCCATTTGCGGGGCAGCGCCATCGCTGCTCTTTCTCGTCATTGCTCGTGGCTTCCAGGGTATTGGTGGTGCCATGATGATGGCCATCTCGCCAGCCATGCTGACCAGCGCCTTCCCTCCCACGGAGCGGGGGCGAGCTTTGGGCCTCAACGCCATTAACGTCGCCCTTGGCGTCAGCGTTGGCCCCACCGTAGGTGGACTGATTACCACCTCTCTCTCCTGGCGCTGGATCTTCTATGTGAACGTTCCGGTTGGCATCATTGGCCTCCTCGCCACCTGGTTCCTGCTGAAGGAGCGCCATGCCCAGCGTCAGGGGCGTTTCGATCCACTGGGAGCATTGACCCTGGGCCTGGGCCTGGCCGGCATTACCCTGGCCCTTTCCTTCGGCCAGGAGCTGGGATGGTTCTCGCCCTTTGTTATGGGTAGCTTGCTTGTCGGTCTGGTGGCCCTGACCGCGCTCTACTTCATAGAGCAGCGCGTGGCCTATCCAGTCATCGACTTTTCACTGTTACGGCGACGGGTCTTCCTTTCGGCCAACGTCAGCCTGATTCTCTGCTTCATGTCGCTCTTCGCGGTTAGCTTCCTGATGCCGTTCTATCTGGAGCAGCTGCACGGCTTCCCGACGGAGGTGGCCGGCCTCTTACTGACGCCGCTCCCCATCACGCTTGCCTGTGTAGCACCGCTCAGTGGAAGTCTGGCAGACCGCATTGGCTCGCGCTGGCTGGCGGCCACTGGGCTGGCGATCTCATGTCTGGGATTGATTTTGCTAGGCCAGCTCAATGCCCACAGCTCTATCTGGGATATCATTTGGCGCCTGGTGGTCACAGGTCTGGGCCAGGCAATCTTCCAATCGCCCAACAGCAGCGCGCTGATGGGCGCTGCCCCGCGTGAGCAGCAGGGCAGCGCTTCTGGCTTCCTGGCTACGGGCCGCACGATGGGCCAGAGCATCAGCGTAGCCCTGGCCGGCGCGGTCTTTACCAGCCTGGGCGGGGCCAACGCCGGCCTGCAGCTTGTCATGTTACGCACCCACGGTGTTCTTTCCGCCACCAGGGCTGCCGCGCTTGAGCAGACCTTCTCTCATGCCTTCCAGAGCGCCTTTCTGGTCTGCGCTCTGATCGCTATCATCGGCGTAGGGACCTCGCTCGTGCGTGGCAAGGAGGAGCGACGCAGACAACAGGCCAGGTTGAGCGAGCTAAGCCACTAG
- a CDS encoding sulfite exporter TauE/SafE family protein, with the protein MTLAQAILLFVAAVLGGMLNSVAGGGSFIGFPALIFTGVPSINANATNTVALWPGVVASAGAYRRELARQPRALMVVLGGTSLIGGVLGALLLLRTPQQTFTLLIPPLLLIATVLFAVSPRLTALLRKRRAVAASPAASAAAPVATAGPSVAQEATLSTEVLTSETLALSAEKLSPLKLVSVSFFQLLIATYGGYFGGGIGILMLATLGMMGMENIHEMNGLKTLLAGLINGVAVITFALAGAVLWPQALLMVVGAVIGGYGGAYYARKIDQRWVRLFVTLVGVAMTLYFFINIYILGHSGK; encoded by the coding sequence ATGACCCTTGCACAGGCCATTCTGCTCTTCGTGGCCGCAGTGCTCGGCGGCATGCTGAATTCGGTTGCTGGTGGAGGCAGCTTCATCGGCTTTCCAGCACTGATCTTTACCGGTGTACCTTCCATCAATGCCAACGCCACCAACACAGTCGCGCTCTGGCCCGGTGTGGTGGCCAGCGCTGGTGCCTATCGGCGCGAGCTGGCCCGGCAACCGCGGGCACTGATGGTAGTGTTGGGGGGCACCAGCCTCATTGGCGGCGTTCTGGGTGCACTGCTCTTGCTGCGCACACCTCAGCAGACCTTTACCCTGCTGATCCCACCGTTACTCTTGATCGCCACGGTGCTCTTTGCCGTCAGTCCACGGCTGACAGCCCTCCTGCGTAAGCGGCGCGCAGTAGCGGCTTCCCCGGCGGCTAGCGCTGCCGCTCCAGTGGCGACTGCCGGCCCGTCTGTGGCTCAGGAGGCCACGCTTTCTACCGAGGTCCTGACGAGCGAGACCCTGGCCTTGAGTGCCGAGAAGCTTTCTCCTCTCAAGTTGGTCAGCGTCTCCTTTTTCCAACTGCTGATCGCTACCTATGGAGGTTACTTCGGCGGCGGGATCGGCATCTTGATGCTGGCCACCCTGGGTATGATGGGCATGGAAAATATCCATGAGATGAATGGCCTCAAGACTCTGCTGGCAGGTCTGATCAACGGGGTTGCAGTGATTACCTTTGCCCTGGCCGGCGCGGTCCTTTGGCCCCAGGCCCTGCTCATGGTAGTGGGAGCCGTAATCGGTGGCTACGGCGGCGCCTACTACGCTCGTAAAATTGATCAGCGCTGGGTACGCCTCTTTGTGACCCTGGTCGGCGTGGCGATGACGCTCTACTTCTTTATCAATATCTATATCCTGGGACACAGTGGAAAATAA
- a CDS encoding tetratricopeptide repeat protein, protein MNPSSVFTALSIFTTFASIIPVYHFIYRFLHIAPCLQGEGPGLLLYPRSSETEEQGSRREAAALVRRGSMYLHRGQPQRAIELYSRALAIAGDEAEAILYLRRGEACYQAGQYRQALSDCEKALRLHPALAEAHYLRGRICTRLAAYQQALSSYTRALELDPGLAMHIYPERAALYQRRKELHAALHDYCRALEYSPHEPSLAFQRAFIYLQLREPRQAIADLNSVLQARPNFACAYHYRALASLYLQDLARARQDCQRATTLNPMHIDHGWLACWVTLCEERPQECIAERLEALARTAPEQYVALLCQAVSAWIRGKQATAQAVISRALAAPGSEEHWGGLFWQAALWAAAGRETEAHQALREALIRGLPLPLLSPLRWANPSFYEHYARALLEA, encoded by the coding sequence ATGAATCCATCCAGTGTGTTTACCGCTTTAAGCATCTTTACAACGTTTGCCAGCATCATTCCCGTCTATCACTTTATTTATCGTTTTCTGCATATTGCCCCCTGCCTCCAGGGAGAGGGGCCTGGTCTGCTGCTCTACCCCAGGAGTTCAGAGACAGAGGAGCAAGGCAGTCGAAGAGAGGCCGCCGCGCTGGTGAGGCGGGGGAGCATGTACCTTCATCGTGGCCAGCCTCAGCGAGCCATTGAGCTATACAGCCGGGCCCTGGCCATTGCTGGCGACGAGGCCGAGGCTATCCTCTATCTGCGTCGAGGAGAAGCCTGCTATCAGGCTGGCCAATACCGGCAGGCCCTGAGCGACTGTGAAAAGGCCCTGCGTCTTCATCCTGCCCTGGCCGAGGCCCATTATCTGCGTGGGCGCATTTGTACCCGTCTGGCTGCCTATCAGCAAGCCCTGAGCAGCTATACGCGGGCCCTGGAACTCGATCCGGGCCTGGCCATGCATATCTACCCGGAGCGGGCGGCTCTCTATCAACGGCGCAAAGAACTCCACGCAGCCCTCCATGACTACTGTCGTGCCCTGGAGTACAGTCCGCACGAGCCTTCCCTTGCCTTTCAACGGGCCTTCATCTATCTGCAGCTACGGGAGCCACGCCAGGCCATCGCCGATCTGAATAGCGTGCTGCAAGCCCGCCCCAACTTTGCCTGTGCCTACCACTACCGCGCCCTGGCCTCTCTCTACTTGCAAGACCTCGCCCGGGCGCGCCAGGACTGCCAGCGAGCTACCACCCTCAACCCGATGCACATCGATCATGGCTGGCTGGCCTGCTGGGTAACCCTCTGCGAAGAGCGTCCGCAGGAGTGCATTGCTGAGCGCCTGGAAGCCCTGGCCCGCACCGCGCCCGAGCAGTACGTAGCCCTGCTCTGCCAGGCGGTTAGCGCCTGGATACGGGGAAAGCAGGCCACAGCTCAGGCCGTCATCAGCCGGGCCCTGGCCGCCCCCGGTTCTGAGGAGCACTGGGGAGGGCTGTTCTGGCAGGCCGCCCTTTGGGCCGCAGCAGGGCGCGAGACCGAGGCCCACCAGGCCCTGCGTGAGGCCCTCATCCGTGGGCTCCCCCTGCCCCTGCTCTCTCCGCTGCGCTGGGCTAACCCCAGCTTCTATGAGCATTACGCTCGCGCTCTGCTGGAAGCCTGA
- the queA gene encoding tRNA preQ1(34) S-adenosylmethionine ribosyltransferase-isomerase QueA gives MMKGDSLEFQERKQTPEEYRGGGGEEFSFRISDYDYELPPELIAQQPIEPRDASRLLVVHRATGTLEHRHFRDIGEYLRAGDLLIANQSRVIPARLLGKREGTGGAVEVLLLAHRADLGTDIWEALVRPGRRLREGARILFGEDREVGLPPRLQGEILGRTEAGGRFIRFTLPPDYLAVHQRAQTTPPAVAEVIEEIGRMPLPPYIREPLANPERYQTVYARIAGSAAAPTAGLHFTPELLDRLRAQGVRIGFVTLHVGLDTFRPVDVEDVRDHKMHSEEIDIDEATAELVNETRRSGGRVVAVGTTSVRVLESVASLFNGQVQPYHGHTDLYITPGYRFKVVDALITNFHLPRSTLILLVSAFAGKALIEKAYQEAIRQRYRFYSFGDAMLLL, from the coding sequence ATGATGAAAGGCGATTCACTAGAATTCCAAGAGCGAAAGCAGACTCCAGAAGAATATCGAGGAGGGGGAGGAGAGGAGTTTTCCTTTCGGATCAGTGACTACGACTACGAGCTGCCGCCGGAACTGATCGCTCAGCAGCCAATCGAGCCGCGCGATGCCTCGCGCTTGCTGGTGGTCCATCGTGCTACAGGGACCTTAGAGCATCGCCACTTTCGCGATATCGGCGAGTATCTGCGGGCGGGCGACCTGCTGATCGCCAACCAGAGTCGCGTTATTCCCGCTAGACTGCTGGGCAAGCGAGAGGGCACCGGCGGGGCGGTCGAGGTGCTACTCCTGGCCCATCGGGCCGATCTGGGAACGGACATCTGGGAAGCGTTGGTTCGTCCTGGTCGGCGACTGCGCGAGGGTGCACGCATTCTCTTTGGCGAGGATCGGGAGGTGGGCCTGCCGCCGCGCCTTCAGGGCGAGATTCTTGGACGTACCGAAGCGGGTGGACGGTTCATTCGCTTTACGCTGCCGCCCGACTATCTGGCCGTCCATCAGCGGGCCCAGACCACGCCGCCGGCGGTCGCCGAGGTCATCGAGGAGATAGGGCGCATGCCCTTACCGCCCTACATTCGTGAGCCGCTGGCCAATCCTGAGCGCTATCAGACCGTCTACGCGCGGATCGCCGGGTCGGCGGCGGCCCCCACGGCTGGACTTCACTTCACACCGGAGCTGCTCGATCGTCTACGTGCCCAGGGGGTGCGTATTGGTTTCGTGACCCTCCACGTTGGCCTGGATACCTTCCGTCCAGTCGATGTCGAGGATGTGCGCGACCACAAGATGCATAGTGAGGAGATCGACATCGATGAGGCCACGGCTGAGCTGGTCAATGAGACGCGGCGGAGTGGTGGGCGTGTGGTCGCGGTGGGCACGACCTCGGTGCGCGTGTTGGAGAGTGTGGCCAGCCTCTTCAACGGTCAGGTCCAGCCCTATCATGGCCACACCGACCTCTATATTACCCCGGGCTATCGTTTCAAGGTGGTCGATGCCCTGATCACCAATTTCCACCTGCCGCGCTCGACGCTGATCCTCCTGGTCAGCGCCTTTGCGGGTAAGGCTCTGATCGAGAAAGCCTATCAGGAAGCTATTCGCCAGCGCTATCGCTTCTATAGCTTCGGCGACGCGATGTTGCTGCTCTAG
- a CDS encoding DUF2330 domain-containing protein, with product MSIMYRLWKGPLAILFLLLLTFLQTEPVLACGGLVAPNGSVRLQRATTLVAWHAGIEYYLTSFTYQGDASRLGWIVPLPTAPLRIQEGGAWTLQRLNLEVQRHLLLRGGQPVQFDTASVQVVQHVQIGALNITVVKGSGAAVLDWATQHGFLLDEETRAHLLVYGQASPFFMAVQFDSAQAHQRGLTQGDGTPLLITMRLPQLWVPLEVLAIGTDTVNADLFLLTDQPLYTSDWAYHLGLSPVGSQVPGAPGLEIRLQEPLSETLYHDLVRDRNMGWVWPGSWLTYLSLVAPAPQVTYDLQVTPQPGLMHGVAFGTPPQQAPQPGGFSLPGWVPALPTGSLPIVLEVVALLLLISGLVLWHYRSRGGGWAKKVPWPRG from the coding sequence ATGTCGATCATGTACCGCCTCTGGAAGGGGCCGCTTGCGATTTTATTCTTGCTGCTCCTTACGTTTCTACAGACCGAGCCCGTGCTGGCCTGCGGGGGACTGGTGGCCCCCAACGGCAGTGTGCGCCTGCAACGCGCCACCACTCTGGTCGCCTGGCATGCGGGCATCGAGTATTACCTGACGAGTTTTACCTACCAGGGGGACGCCAGCCGCCTCGGTTGGATCGTGCCGCTGCCAACCGCTCCGTTGCGTATTCAGGAGGGGGGCGCCTGGACGCTGCAGCGTCTGAATCTGGAGGTTCAGCGGCATCTGCTCCTACGCGGAGGGCAGCCAGTGCAGTTCGACACAGCCAGCGTTCAGGTAGTGCAGCACGTGCAGATTGGCGCCCTCAATATCACGGTGGTCAAGGGGAGCGGTGCGGCTGTGCTCGACTGGGCCACCCAGCATGGCTTCCTGCTCGACGAGGAAACCCGGGCCCATCTGCTGGTCTACGGTCAGGCCAGCCCTTTTTTTATGGCTGTGCAGTTTGACTCGGCACAGGCCCATCAGCGCGGCCTGACGCAGGGAGACGGCACGCCGCTGTTGATTACAATGCGCTTACCTCAGCTCTGGGTACCGCTGGAGGTGCTGGCGATCGGCACTGATACCGTGAATGCCGATCTGTTCTTGCTGACTGATCAGCCCCTCTATACCAGCGACTGGGCCTATCATTTGGGACTATCACCGGTGGGCAGCCAGGTGCCCGGCGCTCCGGGCCTGGAGATCCGTCTCCAGGAGCCACTAAGCGAGACCCTTTATCACGATCTGGTGAGAGATCGCAATATGGGCTGGGTCTGGCCAGGCAGCTGGCTTACTTATCTCAGTTTGGTAGCACCAGCGCCCCAGGTCACGTATGATTTGCAGGTCACACCCCAGCCAGGACTGATGCACGGCGTGGCCTTCGGGACCCCTCCCCAGCAAGCGCCACAGCCAGGCGGTTTCTCCTTGCCCGGATGGGTGCCCGCTCTGCCCACAGGAAGCCTGCCCATTGTGCTAGAGGTGGTTGCGCTCTTGCTGCTCATCTCTGGCCTGGTACTGTGGCACTACCGGAGCCGCGGCGGCGGCTGGGCCAAAAAGGTTCCCTGGCCTCGCGGGTGA